A portion of the Gossypium arboreum isolate Shixiya-1 chromosome 8, ASM2569848v2, whole genome shotgun sequence genome contains these proteins:
- the LOC108468301 gene encoding pathogenesis-related protein 1B-like, whose amino-acid sequence MAWCKILLAVISVVLHFTLPSFAQNLKKEFLNAQNNARAAVNVGPLAWDDQVAAYALAYAKQRIGDCNLVHSEGPYGENIAMGSDDMSVADALKMWIDEKAYYDHHSNSCDLGEVCGHYTQVVWRDSVHVGCAKVTCDNGGTFITCNYDPFGNVVGQSPF is encoded by the coding sequence ATGGCGTGGTGCAAAATTCTATTGGCGGTGATTTCGGTCGTCCTACATTTTACTTTGCCTTCTTTCGctcaaaatttgaaaaaagaGTTCTTAAATGCTCAAAACAATGCTCGTGCGGCGGTGAATGTTGGGCCATTGGCTTGGGATGACCAAGTGGCTGCATATGCACTAGCATATGCAAAACAAAGAATTGGGGACTGTAATCTTGTTCACTCCGAGGGTCCATACGGAGAGAACATTGCAATGGGAAGCGATGACATGTCTGTCGCAGATGCATTGAAAATGTGGATTGATGAGAAAGCCTATTACGATCACCACTCTAATTCGTGCGATTTAGGTGAGGTTTGTGGCCATTATACTCAAGTGGTTTGGCGCGACTCAGTCCATGTAGGGTGCGCAAAGGTTACGTGTGACAATGGAGGAACCTTCATTACTTGCAACTATGACCCTTTTGGTAACGTGGTTGGACAGTCACCTTTTTGA
- the LOC108468302 gene encoding uncharacterized protein LOC108468302 isoform X1, translating into MPYYELIPLRSYAKKLSYFYSVSSAPITDSVFKETLNTKTLPTLPSPLLPLSHLKKADGQSFIAGSACKQGKNGERTSKTGSADELNRGYFDDMSELKQHGGIWSKFVVKLK; encoded by the exons ATGCCCTATTACGAGCTTATTCCATTACGCTCCTATGCAAAGAAATTGTCTTATTTCTATTCCGTTTCATCAGCACCGATTACTGATTCGGTGTTTAAGGAAACGCTCAATACAAAGACGCTCCCCACTTTGCCCTCTCCCCTTCTCCCACTTTCTCACTTGAAAAAAGCAGACGGACAATCCTTCATCGCAGGGTCAG CTTGCAAGCAAGGAAAAAATGGAGAAAGAACGAGCAAGACT GGCAGTGCTGATGAATTGAATAGAGGATATTTTGATGATATGTCTGAGCTAAAACAGCACGGTG GAATTTGGTCAAAATTTGTTGTGAAGTTGAAGTAA
- the LOC108468302 gene encoding uncharacterized protein LOC108468302 isoform X2 — translation MPYYELIPLRSYAKKLSYFYSVSSAPITDSVFKETLNTKTLPTLPSPLLPLSHLKKADGQSFIAGSACKQGKNGERTSKTGSADELNRGYFDDMSELKQHGGKEFGQNLL, via the exons ATGCCCTATTACGAGCTTATTCCATTACGCTCCTATGCAAAGAAATTGTCTTATTTCTATTCCGTTTCATCAGCACCGATTACTGATTCGGTGTTTAAGGAAACGCTCAATACAAAGACGCTCCCCACTTTGCCCTCTCCCCTTCTCCCACTTTCTCACTTGAAAAAAGCAGACGGACAATCCTTCATCGCAGGGTCAG CTTGCAAGCAAGGAAAAAATGGAGAAAGAACGAGCAAGACT GGCAGTGCTGATGAATTGAATAGAGGATATTTTGATGATATGTCTGAGCTAAAACAGCACGGTGGTAAG GAATTTGGTCAAAATTTGTTGTGA
- the LOC108470276 gene encoding uncharacterized protein LOC108470276: MALIGVPANHIKLRKTLSFEKKPLMLKDFLLRDDLSSCSSSGFKSFPRQRCCTTVRFLLEAELKKSKDNYSSTTKRLLFRSCSKPGAATISALQRASEVVLNAVKLLPFPSVKSSSSSLSMKRNSSRKVHFTRNFSRKLLKRSFWRKADKEDHQGEIRRCKLFREFLEEKNEPSDQNTTTKVSTTDTSSYSSTTITASRVSSNTSSNSWAESEFTADVLQTWSSNSERSSQNDIVEAETSLPQKEEVSNTVGEDSINFTKEQDWPNEEGKEQFSPVSVLDCPFHDEEEDKSSPFQDGLPHVEGTKQKLMPKVRRFESLAQLEPVDLEKRIAMAELEDESSLLRSVSVNNNGMSEEKLLKLLKAKFPSEIFKFRADNLLLDFFWETFIVEDKGERHDMGFKDFGVKSLKVVEDWVNGNSQEFVLGWELHEGRRAYLKDMERNENWRNFNEEKEDVGSALELELFSSLVDEVLTDLF, translated from the exons ATGGCTTTGATCGGTGTTCCCGCTAATCATATTAAGCTTAGGAAAACGCTTTCGTTCGAGAAGAAACCTTTGATGCTCAAAGATTTCCTCCTAAGAGACGATCTGAGTTCCTGCTCTTCTAGTGGTTTCAAATCGTTTCCACGTCAACGTTGCTGCACCACCGTCAGGTTTCTTCTCGAGGCCGAGTTGAAGAAATCCAAAGATAATTACTCAAGCACCACTAAACGGCTTCTTTTCAGAAGCTGTTCGAAACCAGGTGCCGCCACCATTTCAGCTCTGCAAAGAGCTTCAGAAGTTGTTCTTAACGCCGTCAAGCTACTCCCTTTTCCTTCCGTCAAGTCATCATCTTCATCGTTGTCGATGAAAAGAAACAGTTCCAGGAAAGTGCATTTTACCAGGAATTTTTCAAGGAAGCTCTTGAAAAGAAGCTTTTGGAGAAAAGCTGACAAGGAAGATCATCAGGGTGAGATCAGACGCTGCAAGTTGTTCCGTGAATTTCTTGAAGAGAAAAATGAACCGTCCGATCAGAATACGACTACCAAAGTCAGTACCACCGACACATCCTCCTACTCCTCAACAACCATTACTGCCAGTAGGGTCTCCTCCAACACAAGCAGTAACAGCTGGGCAGAAAGTGAATTTACTGCGGATGTTTTACAGACTTGGAGCAGTAATTCAGAGAGGTCGAGCCAAAACGACATCGTTGAGGCTGAAACAAGTTTACCCCAGAAGGAAGAAGTCAGCAATACAGTGGGTGAGGATTCCATCAACTTCACAAAG GAACAGGATTGGCCAAACGAGGAAGGAAAGGAACAGTTTAGTCCAGTGTCTGTTCTAGATTGTCCCTTccatgatgaagaagaagataagAGCTCTCCTTTCCAAGATGGCTTACCCCATGTGGAAG GGACGAAACAAAAGCTCATGCCAAAGGTTCGAAGGTTTGAGAGCTTGGCTCAGCTGGAGCCAGTGGACTTGGAGAAACGAATTGCAATGGCAGAGCTTGAAGATGAATCATCACTCCTCCGCTCAGTCTCTGTCAACAACAATGGCATGTCTGAAGAGAAACTGCTTAAGTTACTGAAAGCGAAATTCCCATCAGAGATTTTCAAGTTTAGGGCTGATAATCTATTGTTAGATTTCTTTTGGGAGACATTCATTGTGGAAGATAAAGGCGAACGACATGACATGGGGTTTAAAGATTTTGGGGTCAAATCTTTGAAGGTGGTAGAAGATTGGGTTAATGGGAATTCTCAGGAATTTGTTTTAGGATGGGAGTTGCATGAAGGCAGAAGAGCATACCTGAAAGATATGGAAAGAAATGAAAACTGGAGAAACTTCAATGAAGAAAAAGAAGATGTAGGATCAGCTCTAGAGCTTGAGCTTTTCAGTTCGCTGGTGGATGAAGTATTAACTGATCTCTTTTGA